In a single window of the Gossypium hirsutum isolate 1008001.06 chromosome D02, Gossypium_hirsutum_v2.1, whole genome shotgun sequence genome:
- the LOC121214419 gene encoding cytochrome P450 CYP749A22-like, producing the protein MEIIKKTENKVVSGEADSFGDDYLGLLVNAYHDLNDKNKLSLEDSVGECKTIYFAGQSTLGSLLSWIVLHLAIHGDWQDKARREVIDIFGNQNPLLEGITKLKTMFMIINGTI; encoded by the exons ATGGAGATAATTAAGAAAACAGAAAACAAAGTTGTGAGTGGAGAAGCTGACAGCTTCGGTGATGATTATCTGGGATTACTTGTAAATGCTTATCATGATTTGAATGATAAAAACAAGCTTTCATTAGAAGACTCGGTAGGTGAATGCAAAACAATCTACTTTGCTGGACAATCAACTCTAGGTTCATTGCTTTCATGGATAGTCCTACATTTGGCAATCCATGGAGATTGGCAAGACAAAGCAAGAAGAGAGGTGATTGACATATTTGGTAACCAAAATCCACTTCTTGAAGGCATCACCAAACTCAAAACG ATGTTTATGATCATCAATGGAACTATCTAA
- the LOC107934450 gene encoding receptor-like protein 7: protein MNTLHSLISSLFLFSCFLPLLLSFSPPQTHLPMQCLDDQRSPLLQLQHHLYYAPHFTFSSKFELWHPNTDCCSWEGVTCDAYGHVVGIDLSYKNLSGSFHLIFNLHRLQRLNLAGNNFNTTLFSYGFDKLQNLTHLNLSSSCFHGQIPVEISFLKRLVSLDLSNQDSCYLRYYKVLYPGFYNRFSLPYELQQPLKLENPNFKTLIKNLRFLTELYLDSVDISTQSAKWCETTSLVLSNLRVLSLSNCDLEGPLCSSLSRLSFLSKLILDGNPISYLPPNFLEISSRLVSLSLRDCNLNGHFPTGILLLPKIQSIDISGNDQLMGQLPEFPANNALQSLSLSYTNFRGELPQSIGNLKFLTDLHLSGCNFFGPIPSSIANLSHLVNLGLGYNYFSGLIPSFHRFGVPNLENLNLETNKLFGSIHSSLFTLPSLKTFYLGENQLVGKIDEFPNASSSLIEVLSIGNNYLTGPIPKSILQLPRLEWLYIESNSFSSMKLDMFVHLKNLRYLTLLNTSLLIESDNRSLTFPQLESLSLRSCNLTEFPEFIKRQDKLVYLDLSNNHIHGVVPNWLWKSSLSSLHLSFNVIDFPKQLPLNDANFSFSMLRVLYLESCNISAFPEFLKSLENLVVLDLSNNKISGAIPNWVWKKSLRYLYLANNHISSLDQLLPNQSSTSSQTSLTRAICNLSKLRNFNASHNNLSGTIPNCLGKMNDLYLLDLQGNNFSGMLPKFSKVTQLYILKVSENRLEGKLPRSLAECTQLEVLDVGNNKMNDTFPFWLEKLPYLTVLILRENRFYGQIKHRFVFPTLDVLDIASNQFSGELSIDFLQATRLRSLKIGGNKLEGKLSRSLANCKALEVLDLGNNMVHDTFPFWLEKLPSLKVLILRGNRFYGTITKFNTERGFPKLRILDIASNNFSGDLSIEFLQSLKAMMQLTNDDKAKLDYIGENYYQDSVTIFNKGIKLFYEKILTTLTCLDLSNNSFHGRIPEEIQMLRSLKVLNLSYNSFSGEIPVAVQNLKDLESLDLSQNELSGKIPPQLTTLTFLEALNFSYNPLEGSIPQGNQFSTFSNDSYRGNPKLCGQPLSKKCNEDGLPVPPPPGEEEQSWLYAMSTWKIVLIGYGSGLVAGICIGYTVLNELGNKWVDKFKKHGKRNRRRSR, encoded by the coding sequence ATGAACACTCTTCATTCCCTTATTTCTTCACTCTTTCTCTTCTCATGCTTCCTTCCTCTTCTCTTGTCTTTTTCACCTCCTCAAACTCATCTCCCAATGCAATGCCTTGATGACCAGAGATCTCCTCTGCTGCAATTGCAACATCATCTTTACTATGCCCCTCATTTTACTTTCTCTTCCAAATTTGAGCTTTGGCACCCCAACACTGATTGCTGCTCTTGGGAAGGAGTCACTTGTGATGCTTATGGTCATGTCGTTGGCATTGATCTTAGTTACAAAAACCTTTCAGGCAGCTTTCACCTCATATTCAATCTCCATCGTCTTCAACGCCTTAATCTTGCTGGAAACAACTTTAATACCACTCTGTTTTCCTATGGGTTTGATAAACTCCAAAATCTAACTCATCTCAATCTTTCAAGCTCATGTTTCCATGGCCAAATTCCAGTGGAGATCTCATTCCTAAAAAGGTTAGTCTCTCTTGATCTGTCCAATCAAGATTCTTGTTATTTGAGATATTACAAAGTTCTCTACCCTGGCTTCTACAACCGTTTTTCATTGCCTTACGAACTTCAACAGCCTCTTAAATTAGAGAATCCAAACTTCAAGACATTAATCAAGAATTTGAGGTTTCTCACAGAGCTTTATTTGGATAGTGTGGACATTTCTACTCAAAGTGCTAAATGGTGTGAAACCACATCTCTTGTACTTTCCAACCTGCGTGTGTTGAGTCTGTCAAACTGTGATTTGGAAGGTCCATTATGTTCTTCACTCTCAAGACTCTCTTTTCTTTCCAAACTTATCCTTGATGGGAACCCAATCTCTTATTTACCTCCCAATTTCTTGGAAATTTCCTCTCGTTTGGTTTCTCTCAGTTTGAGGGATTGCAATTTGAATGGGCATTTTCCAACCGGAATTCTCTTATTGCCAAAAATTCAAAGCATTGACATTTCAGGCAATGACCAACTTATGGGTCAGTTGCCAGAATTTCCAGCAAACAATGCTTTACAGAGTTTGTCGCTTTCTTATACAAATTTCAGAGGAGAACTACCTCAATCAATTGGTAATCTCAAGTTCTTAACAGATTTACATCTTTCTGGTTGCAATTTTTTTGGACCCATTCCATCGTCAATTGCAAATCTTAGTCACCTGGTGAACTTGGGTCTTGGATATAATTATTTCAGTGGTTTAATCCCTTCGTTTCATAGATTTGGAGTTCCTAATCTTGAAAACCTCAATTTGGAGACGAACAAGCTTTTTGGATCAATACATTCTTCTTTATTTACTCTTCCATCGTTGAAGACCTTTTATCTTGGAGAAAATCAATTGGTTGGGAAAATTGATGAGTTCCCCAATGCATCTTCTTCTTTGATTGAAGTACTGTCTATAGGCAATAATTATTTAACAGGACCAATCCCAAAGTCAATCCTTCAACTTCCAAGGCTTGAATGGCTTTATATCGAAAGCAATAGCTTCAGTTCCATGAAGCTTGACATGTTTGTCCATCTCAAGAACTTGAGGTATCTGACGCTGCTCAACACAAGCTTGTTAATTGAAAGCGACAACAGAAGTCTTACTTTTCCCCAGTTAGAGAGCCTAAGCCTAAGGTCATGCAACCTTACTGAATTTCCAGAATTCATTAAAAGGCAAGACAAGTTGGTTTACTTAGATCTTTCTAACAATCATATCCATGGTGTTGTGCCTAATTGGTTGTGGAAGAGCAGTCTTTCATCCTTACACCTTTCTTTCAATGTGATTGATTTTCCAAAACAGCTTCCCTTAAATGATGCAAACTTCTCTTTTTCAATGTTGAGGGTATTGTATCTGGAATCTTGTAACATAAGTGCGTTTCCGGAGTTCTTAAAGAGTCTAGAAAATTTAGTAGTTCTCGacctttcaaataataaaataagtggTGCAATACCAAACTGGGTGTGGAAGAAAAGTTTGCGGTATCTGTATCTTGCTAATAACCATATCTCATCTTTGGACCAACTTTTACCCAATCAGAGTTCAACTTCTTCACAAACCTCCTTGACTAGAGCTATTTGCAATTTGAGTAAACTTAGAAATTTCAATGCATCTCATAACAATTTGAGCGGCACGATTCCAAATTGCTTAGGCAAAATGAATGATCTCTATTTGTTGGATCTGCAAGGAAATAACTTCAGTGGAAtgttaccaaaattttcaaaagtaacCCAATTATATATTCTTAAAGTTAGCGAGAATAGATTAGAAGGGAAGTTGCCCAGATCATTAGCTGAATGCACTCAGCTTGAAGTTTTGGACGTGGGAAACAACAAGATGAATGATACATTCCCTTTTTGGTTGGAGAAGTTGCCTTACTTGACCGTTCTAATATTGCGGGAAAACAGATTTTATGGTCAAATTAAACATAGATTTGTTTTCCCAACTTTGGATGTGTTGGACATTGCTTCAAACCAGTTTTCTGGTGAACTATCCATTGATTTCCTTCAAGCCACTCGACTAAGGTCACTCAAAATAGGTGGGAATAAATTAGAAGGGAAGTTGTCGAGATCATTAGCCAATTGTAAAGCACTTGAGGTTCTGGACCTTGGAAATAATATGGTTCATGATACATTCCCATTTTGGTTAGAGAAGCTGCCTTCCTTGAAGGTTCTCATTTTGCGAGGAAACAGATTCTACGGCACAATTACAAAATTTAACACAGAACGTGGGTTTCCAAAGCTACGCATATTGGACATTGCTTCCAACAATTTTTCAGGCGACTTGTCCATTGAATTTTTGCAAAGCTTGAAGGCAATGATGCAGTTAACAAATGACGACAAAGCTAAGCTGGATTACATTGGAGAGAATTATTATCAAGATTCAGTGACAATTTTCAACAAAGGGATTAAGCTGTTTTACGAGAAAATCTTAACCACTCTTACTTGTCTTGACCTTTCCAACAATAGTTTCCATGGGAGAATACCAGAAGAAATACAAATGCTGAGGTCACTCAAAGTGCTAAACTTGTCCTATAATAGCTTCTCCGGTGAAATCCCAGTAGCAGTTCAAAACCTAAAAGATCTGGAGTCTTTGGATCTGTCACAGAATGAGCTATCAGGGAAGATTCCTCCACAGCTTACAACTCTAACTTTCCTAGAGGCACTGAACTTTTCTTACAACCCACTTGAAGGGAGCATACCGCAAGGCAACCAATTCAGTACATTTTCAAATGATTCTTATCGTGGGAATCCAAAATTATGCGGTCAACCATTGTCCAAGAAATGCAATGAAGACGGTCTTCCAGTGCCACCGCCTCCAGGGGAAGAGGAACAGTCATGGTTATATGCTATGTCAACTTGGAAAATTGTTTTGATAGGTTATGGTAGTGGTTTGGTCGCTGGGATATGTATCGGATATACAGTGTTGAATGAGTTGGGAAACAAATGGGTTGACAAGTTCAAAAAACACGGGAAAAGAAACAGAAGAAGATCTAGGTGA
- the LOC107934439 gene encoding receptor-like protein 7, whose amino-acid sequence MDTLHFLISLFLFSCFLPLVLSFSPPQTHLPKQCLDDQRSLLLKLQHHLYYAPNFTFSSKFELWDPNTVCCSWEGVTCDAYGHVVGIDLSYKNLSGSFHSIFNLHHLQHLNLAGNNFNTTLFSYGFDKLQNLTHLNLSSSCFHGQIPMNISFLTRLVSLDLSYQGSCYQRNGYDYYLLSLKLEKPNFKTFIKNLKFLTELYLDGVDISTQSTKWCETTSLVLPDLHVLSLSSCGLEGPLCSSLSRLSFLSKLVLDGNPISYLPPNFLVNSCRLVSLSLRDCTLSGHFPTGILLLPKIQSIDISLNFQLMGELPEFPSNSALQRLSLIYTNFSGKLPESIGNLKFLTNLELSYCNIFGPIPSSIANLSHLVNLDLRYNNFSGLIPSFHRFGVPNLVNLYLDGNKLFGSIHSSLFTLPSLKTFYLGDNQLVGKIDEFPNASSSLIEVLYIGNNYLTGPIPKSMLQLPRLERLHIEGNSFSFMKLDMSVQLNNLRDLTLSNVNLVTESHNESLTFPLLESLSLRSCNLTEFPEFIKAQDKLVELDLSNNHIYGVVPNWLWKSTLSWVDLSFNMIDFPNQLPSSDANFSVPKLRELYLEFCNISLFPEILRSPENLTELDLSNNKISGAIPNWAWKKSLHYLNLANNHLSSLDQLLPNQSSTSSQSSLPRPICNLSQLLHFTASHNNLSGPILNCLCNMSQLIDFDVSNNNLSGPIPDCLYKMSRLSGFNASYNNLSGPIPNCLGNMSALSRLDLHGNNFNGILPKFSKATQLWLLNVGENRLEGELPRSLAECTQLEVLDVGNNMMHDKFPFWLEKLTELKVLILRENRFYGQIKHKFVFPTLDVLDIASNQFSGELSIDFVQATQLRSLKIGGNKLEGKLPRSLANCTALEVLDLGNNMVHDTFPFWLEKLPSLKVLILRANRFYGTITKFDTERGFPKLRILDTASNNFSGDLSIAFLQSLKAMMQITNDDKAKLVYIGEQYYQDSVTIVNKGIEMLYQKVLTILTCLDLSNNSFHGRIPEEIQILRSLKVLNLSYNNFDDEIPVAVQNLKDLESLDLSQNELSGKIPPQLTDLTFLAALNLSYNQLEGSIPQSNQFVTFSNDSYRGNPKLCGQPLSKKCNEVGLPMPPLPGEDEDSWLYAMSTWKIVLIGYASGLVVGLCIGYTVLNELGNKWVNKFKKGGKRNRTRCR is encoded by the coding sequence ATGGACACTCTTCATTTCCTTATTTCACTCTTTCTCTTCTCATGCTTCCTTCCTCTTGTCTTGTCTTTTTCACCTCCTCAAACTCATCTCCCTAAGCAATGCCTTGATGACCAGAGATCTCTTCTGTTGAAATTGCAGCATCATCTTTATTATGCCCCTAATTTTACTTTCTCTTCCAAATTCGAGCTTTGGGATCCCAACACTGTTTGTTGTTCTTGGGAAGGAGTCACTTGTGATGCTTATGGTCATGTAGTTGGCATTGATCTTAGTTACAAAAACCTTTCAGGCAGCTTTCACTCCATATTCAATCTCCATCATCTTCAACATCTGAACCTTGCTGGAAATAACTTTAATACCACGTTGTTTTCGTATGGGTTTGATAAACTCCAAAATCTTACTCATCTCAACCTTTCAAGCTCATGTTTCCATGGCCAAATTCCAATGAACATCTCATTCTTAACAAGGTTAGTTTCTCTTGATCTATCCTATCAAGGTAGTTGCTATCAAAGAAATGGTTATGATTATTATTTACTATCTCTGAAACTAGAGAAACCAAACTTCAAGACATTTATCAAGAATTTGAAGTTTCTCACGGAGCTTTATTTGGATGGTGTCGACATTTCGACTCAAAGTACTAAATGGTGTGAAACCACATCTCTTGTACTTCCAGACCTGCATGTGTTGAGTCTGTCAAGCTGTGGTTTAGAAGGTCCATTATGTTCTTCACTCTCAAGACTCTCTTTTCTTTCCAAACTTGTCCTTGATGGGAACCCAATCTCTTATTTACCTCCCAATTTCTTGGTAAATTCCTGTCGTTTGGTTTCTCTCAGTTTGAGGGATTGCACTTTGAGTGGCCATTTTCCTACCGGAATTCTCTTATTGCCAAAAATTCAAAGCATTGACATTTCATTAAACTTCCAACTTATGGGTGAGTTGCCAGAATTTCCTTCAAACAGTGCTTTACAGAGATTGTCGCTTATTTATACAAATTTTAGTGGAAAACTACCTGAATCAATTGGAAATCTGAAGTTCCTGACAAATTTAGAGCTTTCTTATTGCAATATTTTTGGACCCATTCCATCGTCAATTGCAAATCTTAGTCACCTGGTGAACTTAGATCTAAGATATAATAATTTCAGTGGTTTAATCCCTTCTTTTCATAGATTTGGAGTTCCTAATCTTGTAAATCTCTATTTGGATGGGAACAAGCTTTTTGGGTCAATACATTCTTCTTTATTTACTCTTCCATCGTTGAAGACCTTTTATCTTGGAGACAATCAATTGGTTGGGAAAATTGATGAGTTCCCCAATGCATCTTCTTCTTTGATTGAAGTACTATATATAGGCAATAATTATTTAACAGGACCAATCCCAAAGTCAATGCTTCAACTTCCAAGGCTTGAAAGGCTTCATATTGAAGGCAATAGCTTTAGTTTTATGAAGCTTGACATGTCTGTCCAATTGAATAACTTGAGGGATCTGACGCTGTCGAACGTAAACTTGGTAACCGAAAGTCACAACGAAAGTCTTACTTTTCCCCTATTAGAGAGCCTAAGCCTAAGGTCATGCAACCTTACTGAATTTCCCGAATTCATCAAAGCACAAGACAAGTTGGTTGAGTTAGATCTTTCTAACAATCATATCTATGGGGTTGTGCCTAATTGGTTGTGGAAGAGCACCCTTTCATGGGTTGACCTTTCTTTCAATATGATTGATTTTCCAAATCAGCTTCCCTCAAGTGATGCAAACTTCTCCGTTCCAAAGTTGAGGGAATTGTATCTAGAATTCTGTAACATAAGTTTGTTTCCAGAGATTTTAAGGAGTCCAGAAAATTTAACAGAACTTGACCTTTCAAATAACAAAATAAGTGGTGCAATACCAAACTGGGCGTGGAAGAAAAGTTTGCATTATCTCAATCTTGCAAATAACCATCTCTCATCTTTGGACCAACTTTTACCCAACCAGAGTTCAACTTCTTCACAAAGCTCCTTACCTAGACCTATTTGCAATTTGagtcaacttttgcatttcactGCATCTCATAACAATTTGAGTGGCCCAATTCTAAATTGCTTATGCAATATGAGTCAACTCATTGACTTCGATGTCTCTAATAATAATTTGAGCGGCCCAATTCCAGATtgcttatacaaaatgagtcgacttagtgGTTTCAATGCATCTTATAACAATTTGAGTGGCCCAATTCCAAATTGCTTGGGCAATATGAGTGCTCTGAGTCGGTTGGATCTTCATGGAAATAATTTCAATGGaatcttaccaaaattttcaaaagcaacCCAACTATGGCTTCTCAACGTTGGTGAGAATAGATTGGAAGGAGAGTTGCCAAGATCATTAGCGGAATGCACTCAGCTTGAAGTTTTGGATGTGGGAAACAACATGATGCATGATAAATTCCCTTTTTGGTTGGAGAAACTGACTGAGCTAAAAGTTCTCATATTGCGGGAAAACAGATTTTATGgtcaaattaaacataaatttgttTTCCCAACTTTGGATGTGTTGGACATTGCTTCAAATCAGTTTTCTGGTGAACTATCCATTGATTTCGTTCAAGCCACTCAACTAAGGTCACTCAAAATAGGTGGGAATAAATTGGAAGGGAAGCTGCCAAGATCATTAGCCAATTGCACAGCACTTGAGGTTCTAGACCTTGGAAATAATATGGTTCATGATACATTCCCATTTTGGTTAGAGAAGCTGCCTTCCTTGAAGGTTCTCATTTTGCGAGCAAACAGATTCTACGGCACCATTACAAAATTCGACACGGAACGTGGGTTTCCAAAGCTACGCATATTGGACACTGCTTCCAACAACTTTTCAGGTGACTTGTCCATTGCATTTTTGCAAAGCTTGAAGGCAATGATGCAGATAACAAATGACGACAAAGCTAAGCTGGTTTATATCGGAGAGCAATACTATCAAGATTCTGTGACAATTGTTAATAAAGGGATTGAAATGTTGTACCAAAAAGTCTTGACAATTCTTACTTGTCTTGACCTTTCCAACAATAGTTTCCATGGGAGAATACCAGAAGAAATACAAATTTTGAGGTCACTCAAAGTGCTAAACTTGTCGTATAATAACTTCGACGACGAAATCCCAGTAGCAGTTCAAAACCTAAAAGATCTAGAGTCTTTGGATCTCTCACAGAATGAGCTGTCAGGGAAGATTCCTCCACAGCTTACAGATTTAACTTTCTTAGCAGCATTGAACTTGTCTTACAACCAACTTGAAGGGAGCATACCACAAAGCAATCAGTTCGTTACATTTTCAAATGATTCTTACCGTGGGAATCCAAAATTATGCGGTCAACCATTGTCCAAGAAATGCAATGAAGTTGGTCTTCCAATGCCACCACTTCCCGGGGAAGATGAAGATTCATGGTTATATGCTATGTCTACTTGGAAAATTGTGTTGATAGGTTACGCTAGTGGATTGGTCGTTGGGCTATGTATTGGATATACAGTGCTGAATGAGTTGGGAAACAAATGGGTTAACAAGTTCAAAAAGGGTGggaaaagaaacagaacaagatgTAGGTGA